In the genome of Pan troglodytes isolate AG18354 chromosome 15, NHGRI_mPanTro3-v2.0_pri, whole genome shotgun sequence, one region contains:
- the LOC107966402 gene encoding zinc finger protein 42 homolog — translation MNQQLKKRAKTRHQKGLGGRTPSGAKPRQGKTSQDLQAEIEPVSAVWALCDGYVCYEPGPQALGGDDFSDCYIECVIRGEFSQPILEEDSLFESLEYLKKGSEQQLSQKVLEGSSLECSLEYMKKGVKKELPQKIVGENSLEYSEYMTGKKLPPGGIPGIDLSDPKQLAEFARKKPPINKEYDSLSAIACPQSGCTRKLRNRAALRKHLLIHGPRDHVCAECGKAFVESSKLKRHFLVHTGEKPFQCTFEGCGKRFSLDFNLRTHVRIHTGEKRFVCPFQGCNRRFIQSNNLKAHILTHANTNKNEQEGK, via the coding sequence ATGAACCAGCAACTGAAGAAACGGGCAAAGACGAGACACCAGAAAGGCCTGGGTGGAAGAACCCCCAGTGGGGCTAAGCCCAGGCAAGGCAAGACAAGCCAAGACCTGCAGGCGGAAATAGAACCTGTCAGCGCGGTGTGGGCCTTATGTGATGGCTATGTGTGCTATGAGCCTGGCCCTCAGGCTCTCGGAGGGGATGATTTCTCAGACTGTTACATAGAATGCGTCATAAGGGGTGAGTTTTCTCAACCCATCCTGGAAGAGGACTCACTTTTTGAGTCTTTGGAATACCTAAAGAAAGGATCAGAACAACAGCTTTCTCAAAAGGTTCTCGAAGGAAGCTCCCTTGAATGTTCTTTGGAATACATGAAAAAAGGGGTAAAGAAAGAGCTTCCACAAAAGATAGTTGGAGAGAATTCGCTTGAGTATTCTGAGTACATGACAGGCAAGAAGCTTCCGCCTGGAGGAATACCTGGCATTGACCTATCAGATCCTAAACAGCTCGCAGAATTTGCTAGAAAGAAGCCCCCCATAAATAAAGAATATGACAGTCTGAGCGCAATCGCTTGTCCTCAGAGTGGATGCACTAGGAAGTTGAGGAATAGAGCTGCCCTGAGAAAGCATCTCCTCATTCATGGTCCCCGAGACCACGTCTGTGCGGAATGTGGGAAAGCGTTCGTTGAGAGCTCAAAACTGAAAAGACATTTCCtggttcatactggagagaagccgTTTCAGTGCACTTTTGAAGGGTGCGGAAAGCGCTTCTCTCTGGACTTTAATTTGCGTACGCACGTGCGCATCCACACGGGGGAGAAACGTTTCGTGTGTCCCTTTCAAGGCTGCAACAGGAGGTTTATTCAGTCAAATAACCTGAAAGCCCACATCCTAACGCATGCAAATACGAACAAGAATGAACAAGAGGGAAAGTAG